Proteins encoded within one genomic window of Elephas maximus indicus isolate mEleMax1 chromosome 21, mEleMax1 primary haplotype, whole genome shotgun sequence:
- the LOC126065188 gene encoding uncharacterized protein LOC126065188, which translates to MAIARATHCFLTEALTAGYGNSPSHTHCFLTEALTAGYGNSQSHTASSWRPLLLGMARARATLLPHGGPYCWVWQWPEPHCFLTEALTAGYGNGQSHTASSRRPLLLGMAMARATLLPHGGPYCWVWQWPEPHCFLTEALTAGYGKGQSHTASSRRPLLLGMARARATLLPHGGPYCWVWQEPEPHCFLTEALTAGYGKSQSHTASSRRPLLLGMARARATLLPHGGPYCWVWQEPEPHCFLTEALTARYGSSPSHTHCFLTEALTAGYGKGQSHTASSWRPLLLGMAIARATLLPHGGPYCWVWQ; encoded by the coding sequence ATGGCAATAGCCCGAGCCACACACTGCTTCCTCACGGAGGCCCTTACTGCTGGGTATGGCAATAGCCCGAGCCACACACACTGCTTCCTCACGGAGGCCCTTACTGCTGGGTATGGCAATAGCCAGAGCCACACTGCTTCCTCATGGAGGCCCTTACTGCTGGGTATGGCAAGAGCCCGAGCCACACTGCTTCCTCACGGAGGCCCTTACTGCTGGGTATGGCAATGGCCAGAGCCACACTGCTTCCTCACGGAGGCCCTTACTGCTGGGTATGGCAATGGCCAGAGCCACACTGCTTCCTCACGGAGGCCCTTACTGCTGGGTATGGCAATGGCCAGAGCCACACTGCTTCCTCACGGAGGCCCTTACTGCTGGGTATGGCAATGGCCAGAGCCACACTGCTTCCTCACGGAGGCCCTTACTGCTGGGTATGGCAAGGGCCAGAGCCACACTGCTTCCTCACGGAGGCCCTTACTGCTGGGTATGGCAAGAGCCCGAGCCACACTGCTTCCTCACGGAGGCCCTTACTGCTGGGTATGGCAAGAGCCAGAGCCACACTGCTTCCTCACGGAGGCCCTTACTGCTGGGTATGGCAAGAGCCAGAGCCACACTGCTTCCTCACGGAGGCCCTTACTGCTGGGTATGGCAAGAGCCCGAGCCACACTGCTTCCTCACGGAGGCCCTTACTGCTGGGTATGGCAAGAGCCCGAGCCACACTGCTTCCTCACGGAGGCCCTTACTGCTCGGTATGGCAGTAGCCCGAGCCACACACACTGCTTCCTCACGGAGGCCCTTACTGCTGGGTATGGCAAGGGCCAGAGCCACACTGCTTCCTCATGGAGGCCCTTACTGCTGGGTATGGCAATAGCCCGAGCCACACTGCTTCCTCACGGAGGCCCTTACTGCTGGGTATGGCAATAG